Below is a genomic region from Gillisia sp. Hel_I_86.
TCTGGTAACCTTTAGTGTAGATAGCGATTTTAAATTTTCAAGAAATAGTTTGGCACAAATTTATGGTGGTGGTTTAATAGGAGGGAAGTCCCTTGCTATTGTTCCAGATTATGAATCCAAGCAAATGGCAAAAACGGGCGATACTTTGCCTAGCGATATAGAAGAAGGTATCATGGAATTGGTAAATGAAAGGTTAACTCCCTTACAAGTTAAGGTAGAGCGGGTAATTGTAAGTACCGATTCTTTGCTTACTGCTTTCAACCAGGTTTTAAATCCTGAAACCAGAAACAATATTTCTGCTACTTTCGATGACCTATCGGAAACAGTGCGTTCATTTAAAAATACGGCACGATCTTTAAATGGCATTGTAGCGGGTAATTCGGAAAAATTGGATAGAACTTTTACCAATTTAGATGAAATGTCCGGGAATTTCAATAAGTTTTCAGACACCCTTGCTCGAGTAGATCTAAATGGAATGACCCAAAACTTGGAGAATGTTATTGCAGATTTCGA
It encodes:
- a CDS encoding MlaD family protein, with amino-acid sequence MKYSREVKTGILAIIAIAILIFGYSFLKGKNLLDSSRKFHAVYADVEGLSPSSAVTINGLKVGQVNKIDFLDGTGILLVTFSVDSDFKFSRNSLAQIYGGGLIGGKSLAIVPDYESKQMAKTGDTLPSDIEEGIMELVNERLTPLQVKVERVIVSTDSLLTAFNQVLNPETRNNISATFDDLSETVRSFKNTARSLNGIVAGNSEKLDRTFTNLDEMSGNFNKFSDTLARVDLNGMTQNLENVIADFEQLSSNLNDGKGTAGKLLNDDKVYDNLDRATRQLEELLQDLKLNPKRYVHFSLFGKKPGSYQPPKDSLK